One Camelina sativa cultivar DH55 chromosome 3, Cs, whole genome shotgun sequence genomic window carries:
- the LOC109132295 gene encoding uncharacterized protein LOC109132295, whose amino-acid sequence MVLDGLVSSPLRRQQCLKKQWEELGSCSTVVQRHRYLLTALALLAFLCTIYLYFAVTLGARHSSCYGLTGKDKAICQLPLV is encoded by the coding sequence ATGGTTCTTGATGGGCTTGTATCTTCACCATTAAGGAGACAACAGTGTCTAAAGAAGCAGTGGGAAGAGTTGGGTAGTTGCTCCACCGTTGTTCAGAGGCATCGCTATCTCTTGACTGCATTGGCTCTTCTGGCATTCCTCTGCACTATTTATCTCTACTTTGCTGTCACTTTAGGCGCTAGGCACTCCTCCTGCTATGGCTTGACCGGTAAAGACAAGGCAATCTGTCAATTACCTTTGGTTTAA